Proteins encoded together in one Telopea speciosissima isolate NSW1024214 ecotype Mountain lineage chromosome 4, Tspe_v1, whole genome shotgun sequence window:
- the LOC122657880 gene encoding phloretin 4'-O-glucosyltransferase-like: MDHRKSHFLLVTFTSQGHLNPILQLAKRLIRTTGTKVTLATTVKGQRLMTNTDTNTLPLIPGLSFAFFSDGFDDGSNPSDDPNHIAAQMKRVGSQSFSNLINSFNEGPHPVTFVVYSILLPWVADVARAMHIPSALLWISSATVFALYYHFFNGHDRLIETSTFIDELPGLPPLTRPDLPSFFQPSSPHTFVLPIIHEHFQTLQQDSHPRVLLNTFDALEESALRALSKLNVIGIGPLTPSEDKAYGCDLFSNKTGLDYIEWLNSKPVGSVVYVSFGSLVVLPNKQIEEIFHGLKASQKPFLWVVRSSESEIKELELEEETEGMIVGWCSQVEVLNHRSVGCFVTHCGWNSTVESLVAGVPVVGCPHFSDQPTNAKMIEAVFGTGVRARVSEEGEGIVEREELKRCLNMVMGGENGEEMRRNALKWKDLAMEAVGKGGSSARNFRAFVEELVQGCDTSIE; the protein is encoded by the coding sequence ATGGATCACCGTAAGAGTCACTTCCTTCTAGTCACGTTCACGTCCCAAGGCCACCTCAACCCAATACTGCAGCTCGCTAAGCGTCTCATACGCACCACCGGTACCAAAGTCACTTTGGCCACCACCGTCAAAGGCCAACGCCTCATGACAAACACAGACACAAACACCCTTCCTCTCATTCCCGGCTTATCCTTCGCTTTCTTCTCCGACGGTTTCGACGACGGCAGCAACCCCTCCGACGACCCCAACCATATCGCCGCTCAGATGAAACGTGTGGGCTCTCAATCCTTCTCCAACCTTATCAATTCTTTCAACGAAGGGCCTCATCCTGTAACCTTTGTAGTCTATTCCATCCTCCTTCCATGGGTTGCGGACGTTGCACGTGCTATGCACATCCCCTCTGCCCTCTTATGGATCTCCTCAGCCACCGTCTTCGCCCTTTACTACCACTTCTTCAATGGCCACGATCGCCTGATAGAAACCTCAACCTTCATAGACGAACTACCAGGATTGCCTCCCTTAACACGCCCAGACCTTCCTTCCTTTTTCCAACCCTCAAGCCCTCACACTTTTGTGCTGCCAATCATCCATGAACACTTCCAAACCTTACAACAAGATAGCCATCCACGTGTCCTTCTGAACACCTTTGATGCTTTGGAAGAATCCGCCTTAAGAGCCTTGTCCAAGTTGAACGTTATCGGGATCGGCCCCTTGACTCCATCAGAGGATAAAGCCTATGGCTGTGATCTCTTTAGCAATAAGACCGGTTTGGACTATATAGAATGGCTAAACTCCAAACCAGTTGGTTCGGTTGTTTATGTGTCGTTTGGGAGCTTAGTGGTGTTACCCAATAAACAGATTGAAGAGATCTTTCATGGACTAAAGGCGAGTCAGAAACCATTTTTGTGGGTGGTGAGGTCTTCGGAGAGTGAGATTAAGGAATTAGAATTGGAAGAGGAAACAGAAGGGATGATAGTGGGGTGGTGTTCACAGGTGGAGGTTTTGAACCATCGTTCAGTTGGATGCTTTGTGACGCATTGCGGGTGGAACTCAACGGTGGAGAGTTTGGTCGCCGGAGTGCCGGTGGTGGGGTGTCCACACTTTTCCGACCAGCCGACGAACGCAAAGATGATAGAGGCTGTGTTTGGGACTGGGGTGAGGGCGAGAGTGAGTGAAGAAGGGGAAGGGATAGTGGAGAGAGAGGAGCTTAAGAGATGTCTGAACATGGTGATGGGAGGAGAGAATGGGGAGGAGATGAGAAGGAACGCTTTGAAGTGGAAGGATTTGGCCATGGAGGCTGTGGGCAAAGGTGGTTCTTCAGCTAGAAATTTCCGAGCCTTTGTGGAAGAGTTGGTGCAAGGGTGCGATACAAGTATAGAATAG